The Pleuronectes platessa chromosome 24, fPlePla1.1, whole genome shotgun sequence nucleotide sequence CCTGTGCACGCCCAGCAGGGCGGCATTCCTCACCGGACGATACCCGATACGATCAGGCCAGTTCAAGGACGCTAACGCGGGGGGAAATCTTTACAGACTGACACGGTGCTTAATGCTCCCCCGCAGGCCAGGACCATGGGAAACACGACTGTTTAAACACTGTCACATAAAACAGATGTTTACACCACCTCCTGCAGGAAAGCCATTTATTCCATGGCTGAATTATTTAACACGGGATTGTCATGAAGTCAACCTGCCTACAAGTTGGAGAGAGAGATTGTGGCAGCCTCGAATTGCAGTGGCGTGTGGGGACTTTGGACGTTTCATCCAATGGTTTCAAAGAAATGAgtgccccacccccccacccctactTGACGACATTTTTCAGAAACAATAGATTCAGCCGACGGCAGACAAGCTAGCTCCCAAAAACCACAACCCACACCCTTTCCCCTTACGCATCATTCAATGGATCTCAGGCACTGTTTGACTTGCTTGCCCTAATGGGATGCCCCTGCTtagatgttgtgttttgtggattaaaatatgttcatttattttgtttgtattcaACAGGTGTAGCTGGTTTTGCAAGACCTGGGGTCTTTATATTTAATGCAGCATCCGGAGGTCTACCCAGCCACGAGATGACCTTTGCTAAGATTGCAAAACAACAAGGCTACGAGACGGCTCTAATAGGTACACTGCAGCCGTCTATTCTTTCACATTTGCCATGAGCCGCAATGTGAGGTTCCTGGTATGACTTCTCTATTTCCCTGAATAAAAAGGAGCATTTGTACTCAGCTAGATGCCAGAATTTACAGTTTGAAGCCGTGCCATCTCTCGGTGCTTTCAAATTGTTCACGATAAAAAACCTCGTTAAAACAATTGAATGGATCAACAGAAATGCAAGAGTGcatttactttgaaacaggaaCAGGAAATATTGTGACAGTTTTTTCCTTATAATTTCctgaatgtgcaaatatacatggcaataaaaagaattctgattctgagattAACATTGAAAATGGGGTAGGAATATCATGCACACATACTGCTGACACATCCAGTGTGGCCCAGGGGCAACAGTCTTTACTCCACATCAGCTACACCATTAACAATGGTAACTGGTTTTTCATGTGTTGTCAAATTAGTGTATTCTTTAAGTGGTGTGGCcgagggggtagagtgggcgttctccaacatgaaggttgccggttcaaaccccactcttccccatttgcatgccgaagtgtccttggcaagatactgaacccctaaaatggcccctcataaatgctgagtgtactaaaaatgaaaaaacaaaagcgtcagctaaatgacatgtaatagaAAAGCAATTACTGATTATCATATTGAACTACTTCATCactccattttttttcttttttgtcttggTCTCAGGAAAATGGCACCTCGGACTCAACTGTGAACAGAGAGACGATCACTGCCACCACCCCAGCGTCCATGGCTTCAACTACTTCTTCGGTATCCCGCTGACCAACCTGCGGGAGTGCCAGCCAGGACACGGCGCCGTGATCAACTTCTTTAGATATTTACCATACAAGACACTGGCCATCGTGTTGGTCACCGCAGCCGTACTCCACTACTGCAGCATCCTCACCATCCCCAGGTGGCTGATCTGGAGCctgctgtctctgtccctcgtgttcACGGCTCTGTTGGGAGGATTCATGATGATGGTCCCGTACATGAACTGTGTTCTCATGAGGGACCATAGAATTGTGGAGCAGCAATTCACAGCTGAGAACCTGACACAGGCAATGACCAGAGAGGCCGTGGACTTCATTGAGAGGTAGAGTTCAGCTTTCCTGAACCACACGAATCAAAGAAGTCCGACATTTATGCTGGTGATAATATCACATTTGACATTTCATAGAAAAGACATAAAGCAGACATTTTCTTTCCACAATAGGTCAACGCTGCAATGAATTTAATCTTAGTCTCAGTTATTGCACTCCTGTGAACATTCATATgtaattttctgttttttttgcagcaaCTCAGCGAAGCCTTTCCTgctgtttttgtctttcatcCAAGTGCACACGTCCATGTTCGCTTCGCCAGCGTTCAGAGGAACAAGCCAACACGGCATCTATGGAGACGCCGTCCATGAGGTGGACTGGAGTGTAGGTGGGTCAGCACACACTACGCTATTTGCCATGAATATaaacagttaggtccataaatatttggacattgacaaaatttttgtcattttggctctgtacaccaccacaatggattttgaatgaaacaatcaagatgtgctttaagtgcagacttCCAGCTTTATATGTGgctccccccccctttttaagggaccaaaagttaTTGGACAAACTAACAATCATAAATGTAATAGTCACTTTTAATACTTGCCCGGGTTTCGTCCGTGGTGatgctctgccaggcctctactgcaactgtcttcagttcctgcttgttctttggggcattttcccttcagttttgtcttcagcaaggGAAATGCATGCTCaacatatgaaatgtgttgtaattcctacaccgttcacctgatttggatgtaaacaCTCTCAGATTAAAGTCTTcacttaaagcacatcttgattgttacattcaaaatccattgtggtggtgtacagagccaaaatggtgacaattgtgtcaatgtccaaatatttatggacctaactgtatatgGCCTGACAGAAAATTGGGGGATGGAAGTGAGGCTAAGAACCTCTCCCTGTAAAACTACCGTCATGTTACTGGAAAAGGACTAATATGCTTCAACATTGTGTGTGGCCACTACGTGAAAACCTCCTCCCAGTTCCAGGAAGTGCGACCCCAACCCAGTGGTATTGTGGCAAAAGACAAACAGACTGCATTTTTAATCCTCACTTTGCAGTGGAGCAGCAACCGTTTAAATATTTACCACTCGTTGTATTCCACCAAGTATGACTACAGCAGCTAAATCCTCGAGTGTGGGGAATTGGAAAAATCCTGTACATATTTTCCCACTGTTATCAGATTTAGGCTCAGTTCTAGTGCATCAGACAGTCCTTCGTTAATATAACGTTTGGTTGAAATAGGCCATTTCTCTCCGCTCTAATTGCGGCTCAGTCTCAAGGACGGCCTCCATACAATATCGCCCCACAATGGACTGAATGCAGGGGACTGCTTTGTTAATGAACGTGTAATTACCACAATTATTTTAGCTTGAGGAGTATTGTGTCGGCACAAATGAGGGGGGGGCAATAATGGCTTAGTATTTCGCTTGCTGAATGCTACTTCCTTTTCTCCCTGCCTCTTGTCTTTGGCGAGGAGCTTTCAATTTGCACCCAGCGGCATGAATCCTTACAAGGCATTAGGATTATGTATGAAACAATAACACTGACCATTTACCCGAGGTTTAACGTCTGTTCTCAGGTCAGATGGTGAACGCTCTGGAGAGACTCAAACTGAGAGAAAACACGCTGGTTTACCTGACTTCAGACCAGGGGGCTCATCTGGAGGAAGCCCAACATGGATCCAATGGAATATATAAAGGTACACGAGAGAAGTGTGTCTTCTCAGACTCCTGCCAGGTTTTTACCATTTATGAAAATTATGAATTCTTTATATTGCCAGTGAGGCTTTGCTCAGGAACAATTTGATGCAACCTTGAGATGCAATGTCCCTGAGCTCACAACACCTCCCTGAGTCAGAGATACACATTTAATGAACATGAACACCCATTAAACACGTTAAGAATTCATGTCCAGCTGAAAGATAAACCAGGATGAGGACTGTGGAGGCGGCAGGAGATGAATGTGTGAGAGTAGGAGTGAGAACACAGAGCCCAGTATTCACAATGCATGAGTGCCAGAGGTGATGGACCACCTATATTGTGAGGACAAACATACAGTTATTGGAAGGTGTActcatatcacacacacatgtaactaTAAAATGACTTCCATGCTTTCCAAACAAATACAAGGCTCCAATATCAGAAGATAACTCAATGCATATTTCTCCATCAGCCTCTATGCACCATAGTACAATTGAAAATCAACATTAACCTAATTCAAATTGTATATTTACATTAATGTATAACATAAAGCAAATACAAGCATTGGAGTACAGTGTAGCAATGAAAGACAATCTCCACCATCTTTGAACAATTACACCATAACACTTATATATTCCTTGGAAGAAACGTTGTATTCATCCCATATCCCTTTATCCACCTTTCCTGTGTTAGCTACAACAACACGTCTTTACAATTCAGATTACCAGTAATCTGAATTGTTATTGACAGATTAAAGGGATGCCGGTGTTGCTGCAACAGTTGAACGGCAATTCCCCTCAGGataaattgtaaaaaatgtcACTGTGGTTTCTGGGCGCTGTGTAAATTGCATGTTCCTGGTCCACAAGGGGATTCATGGTCACCATGTTGCCTCCatacatccctccatccatgaGTATCATCATTATATTTAACTGTAACTGTGTATTGTATTGAGCACAATCCCTTTCTCATTGCTTAATGATATTCTCTATGATTGCGTAGATCCCTCAAAGAAATTTCCCAGCAAATGAAACGCCTCTGAAAAATCCAAATGTCACAAAACTTTGTGTGGGAtgagtagggttgcaaaattccgggaattttcaaagttggaaactttccatgggaatatacgggaattaacgggaattaacgggaataaactggaaattgtgtgggtaatttatactaactgtgtttaccttgtcatatacagacacaaatatgaacattttgttttgtcataggctgatttgagccctgaggaacctttgggcacttgactatatgcttctgcatctttgtgtcattcttaacataggtctttgcacagtattggcaaatgtacacagcctttccttctacattggctagggtgaaatgtctccacacatgagatagtacatgtggcattgttctgtagaataagatgagaaaaaagctttaaaaaacactaatgcaatgccagagatataaatagttggccaaacaattggaatcgtctttaaaatattttacaattgatggataaatgaatagaaagaggctagatgaacagatgaacaatcctcagtcagcatgctaatatatttcccccagtaatatcatcgaaatttacctgactagtcctgcacactacagcaggcctcaatagccctcctgtagtgtgaaggatgctgggaattatctgtgcatgtgatggagaaatgcacagtggagggttgaaattcaacgtgcagtgtgtgctgcattcaatacatctttaaaatagagttttgaatgattatctcattgctcagcgtttaatttgcgtattatttttttttttgaattccCCAAATCCCCgagcttaatattcccatggaaagtttctggaaagtttccggaaatttaccgaaaattgtccgcccctttgcaaccctagtgaTGAGACTGGACATTTAGACAGTGCAAACCAAATATAATCAAAATaagaacatttgttttattcacatcAGACGAGCGGTCTGTCCTTAGAGAGTCAGCAGCAGACTATTGTCTATGATTTAAGACAAGCTTCCCTGACAGAGGCTCACAGTGTGGACTCAGATTTTATGTCATCTTTCTGTTTGGACCCAGAAGACCGGATTCATTCTGCAGCGAAAGCTTTTGTTATGCAGCTAATGCCGGCACTGCTCTTTTATCTCTGCTAGTGGCCACTCTTAAGGAGCAAGTTGTTGCTTTAGTTACCAACCCAGCGCTGTATTTGAGACCAGACATGCTACGTGATGGTAGCTTGATGAGAAGTGCTTTcatggatctgtgtcctttttccttctcctgagcaGCAGGGAAAGCCACAAATTGGGAGGGGGGGATCCGGGTCCCCGGGATTCTTAGCTGGCCAGGCAAAATCCCCGCTGGCGTACAGATAGACGAGCCCACCAGCAACATGGACCTGTTTCCTACAGTGGTCCACCTGACTGGAGCTTCAGTCccagaggacaggtgagacagaacTCCCTCCACACGTCTGTCAAAACAAGCGCAGCCTGAAATCTGGGTCACATTTAGAAGTGAGTGAGTCATTGGGCCCACAGTGACTGAGATGCAGGCTCGGAGCAGAGCAAACATGTTTACTAATGAGGGGGTATTAAGGATAACTCGGAGGCTTTGATCTGAGGGTTTCAACAGCCACTGGGactcacaataataataataatcatacgTGATGTATCAATTCCAGGAGAGAATGTCAATACTCTGCCTTAAAGAATGGTACAATCTGTGTCTAATCATCTAGTCACAGCCCATTCTCTCAGCAAATCAAAAAAGTCAACAACAAAGGATCAATAAAATGGATACCGTGCATATTTGGTATCCTGACAACACCCATTCACATGCTGAGcagctgagtgtgtttgtgtcctccgCTCTGCAGGGAGATCGATGGCCATGACCTCATGGATTTGCTCCAGAAGAGGGTTGAAAGGTCCAACCACGAGTTCCTGTTCCATTACTGCAGCGCCTACTTGAATGCAGTCAGATGGCACCCCCGAAACAGTAAGTCCAAACAATGACCCTGTTAGATGCTCCAGGAGATATCCAGatcatcaaatcaaattaaaaaaactatgaGGAGATAACAGATCGACCCACAGATACTCAGAATGAGGGAGACAAGAATGTAAAAAaggcaatagaataaaaataagaaaattaaataaaaaaacagataatatgtacataatatacaccttttaaaagaaatattgtATGTAGATAAATGTACATTGTGTACAAAGTGCAGTGGTAAAAGATGATTGAATGAGGATGTAAACTGCATTTGTGttttaagtattatatattaaaatggTCATAACCAAAGATGTGCTGTGATAGTATGGCAGGTGTGCtatcaaaataaacatttcatgtGATGTGTATACCATTGTATATTAGTATAGCACTATATTATATAGTATAACTATTTTaagatgtgtatatatatacattttattaataatatataaagtaCAATACAGTTCGAATAAAAATTGGCATGCAAGTATTTATAAATGTGCAAGAGGACACTAATGTGCTaaattaaatcaatcaaataaaaatagagCAAGCAAacagttttattatattatcattacTTCTATTACTCGTATTATTCTTACAAATGTTATTAATATCAGtaatatacaaacacaaatatcatGCAGTATTAatctatatttatgtatataccCTACTACTTTTTACTGTGTTGGAAAGCTCAATAATCATCAATAGTCTGCAATCAGCCATATACTTTGCACAAGGATGATAGGCGTTAAAAGTAAACTTGAAATCAATATCTTTTGTATGCTTCAAACAACCT carries:
- the sts gene encoding steryl-sulfatase; its protein translation is MKSTCLPASLLLLLLLFLEMSCVSPLESTKPNFVLIMVDDMGIGDLGCYGNTTLRTPNIDQLAREGVKLTQHIAAASLCTPSRAAFLTGRYPIRSGVAGFARPGVFIFNAASGGLPSHEMTFAKIAKQQGYETALIGKWHLGLNCEQRDDHCHHPSVHGFNYFFGIPLTNLRECQPGHGAVINFFRYLPYKTLAIVLVTAAVLHYCSILTIPRWLIWSLLSLSLVFTALLGGFMMMVPYMNCVLMRDHRIVEQQFTAENLTQAMTREAVDFIESNSAKPFLLFLSFIQVHTSMFASPAFRGTSQHGIYGDAVHEVDWSVGQMVNALERLKLRENTLVYLTSDQGAHLEEAQHGSNGIYKAGKATNWEGGIRVPGILSWPGKIPAGVQIDEPTSNMDLFPTVVHLTGASVPEDREIDGHDLMDLLQKRVERSNHEFLFHYCSAYLNAVRWHPRNSSSVWKAFYFTQNFDSENATTCVHTQVCFCTPQYMTYHNPPLLFDLWKDPSETTPLTPDTEPAFESIVSVMAEAVERHRRSVKPAESQLSVWNLVWKPWLQPCCSTLGQLCQCQH